Part of the Lotus japonicus ecotype B-129 chromosome 6, LjGifu_v1.2 genome, CATCCTTCATCTATTATATCGaaagtttttgaaaaatgatttaTTATTCGAGAATTTCATAGGACACACATTATTAGTTTTGATTTAtagaattattaattaattttaatattaatataaatccTTAAAAGTCATCGAAAAATTTAACATTCTATAAGAGAGAGAGCTCTATTGCTTGGTAATAACAAATAACAAATTGATGACTAAAAGGTAGCTTACTAACCATCCAATTGAATCCACAATAAACTTAATTATTAATATCAATGCCACCATTAATAGGGGATTCTAATAGCTTTTTAAATGTGTAAAATTGTAATACCTAAGGAGCTTTAAAAGACCCCTTAAAGTCCATTTGTCGGTTTCATACCTCCCATCAATGTTGTGCTACTTCGTTCTTCTATTtacctcaaaattattttatacaGTTTATAATcatttatttcatatgagttaGGACTTAGGAAATTCTATAGGGTAcgcataattaattttgatttatagaattattaattaattaaataataattaatattaatattaattcttAAGAGTTAAAGGTTGTCGttttaatataaaatacaaTGTCAATGTAAAAAATAATCTTCCCACTATTTCATAACGATTTCTTATGGGTAATCATTATTCTCAATGTGATTATTCGCGTTGCAAAAGATAAATAAGACTTTTCTCCATGTTTATTATTAGCTCATATATGTAATTACTTTGTTACTTAAACTGTCTCTAATAAACTATtaaattttcatataaaaattaaacaatacaACATTTAGGTGTTAACAAGGacaaaaaacacaaataaataaaataatggtGGTtcgaaaaaattaaaacaaacacattcATAAAAAAACTTACAAAATTTATGGTTTCTtatttctaaaataaattttattcttttaatccataaattatctttaaaaatatatatattttaaatatacgCACAATAAACAAAATGAGTACCCGTGCATCGCATGCACGGGTCAAAAGTACTAGTTAGTTATAAAACCACCATacatataattaaaatattaaattaaattgactTGAACCTTACATGATATCagttaattattattaactCTATAACTGCtcagagaaaaaaacaaaacacacatattaaggaatgcaattaattttgttaatttttatgaaagtattatttgttttcttatcCCTTtataatgcattttatctttctCCATTTATTGTTACTGCAAGggcattttttgaaaaaacatcatttaatatcTTATTAAAACTTTAAGTGGGTAGATATATGAAcaaaatttttttattcaaactgGACAGTCAATAAAAAAACTAAGGTAGTATcttcataaaattaatttttagaatGTACTTATGACATTCTGTAAATTATTTTCggaaatatttattttctataaTTCCAAAAGATACGTTTCACTatctcaaaattgattttcGAAATCAGGAAAAATATACATATTCCGGAAAATTAGTATCTGGATTGTCAAATACATTATGGGAATTAGTTTAGAAAGATATGTTTTCTCTATTTTGAAAAATTACTTTATGatataaccaaaaaaaagaaattactaTTTGAGAAATTAATTTTCAGAGTATCACATATATTCtagaaatttaattaatttcgggGAGCTATATTACAACTAAGGAGTTTGTAAGTATGATCAAAAAGATATTTTTCAACTATTAAATTGTGTAAGTGGAAAAATCTTTAGTGCAAATAGGACCGACTTAGCAATGAGGTTAATAAATAATGACAATGTTATTACTCTCTTCTTTATCTGCCATATTATATATCATATCTttcattcatattttttttcttcatatctctcccAAGTTTAAGTGTTTTTAGAGTGTGAACATATATTTTTCCTTAATACAACGACCTATTTGAGCATGAGTAAGAAATAAACACTAGCtcttgaaaagaaagaaaaaaaacttttgaCCAGAAAAAAACAAGAAGGATAATTTATTTGTACCAACACATGCCCATTGACCTTCCAATTAACACAATTAGGTGTTGTTTCGGACACATACAAGGTGCTTCTTCTTGGGTCTTTTTTCAGAATCTTTGATACGAGTCGGAACCATAAGTTGTATGAGATTGCTTGCAGGTTTTCACTGATAGTGTGGCTCCAATTTCTGATCTGGTGTGGTTTGTCATCTTTCTTCTGGGCCTTTATGTTTCTTCTCAGCCTTTATGTCTCCTAAGCAGGTACTGTTTTGGTCACATACAAGGTGTTGTTTTGGCCACATACAAGGTGTTTTTTTCTTGGGTCTTTTTTGGGCTTCTGATATGTGAGTTTGCCTCTTAATTAGAGGCACGACTTTCCTGGTCTTCTGCTGGAGTCACGCTTTTTCCTTGCTAGCTTTGGGTTTAGTAGTTTCCTTTATTTTCTTTGTATAGCCATTTCTTGGCCTAGCTCCTTAGTCTTCTATGTAATCTTTAGGTTTGTCCTTGTTTCGTTTTCTCTGTTTTCTTTCATGTTTGTAAGGGTATCTACACCCTACTTATTTCAATCAATATAATATctttatttctaaaaaaaaaattatcacaattgaaaataaaatttgatcAATAATCAATATACAAGAGAAGGGTGAAGAACATAGTTTAGCAAAGTCTAGTCCGGTTTGTGTTTTTCCACCTTCAAAATTAAGAGGTATATGCACACGCAAGAGAGCAAAATTGACATCACATCAATATCCCAAGTCTAgtcaaattttcaaaattagGCACTAACTGCACATGTTAATCACTCAAATTTACCCCTTCTATTTTACACATGTATCCCACACTGTGTACAAAGGAACTGCACTTTCTGAGGTTAAACCTGTGTTGGTGTAACCTTGTTTTTATAAAGTGCAGAGCCAAAATATTAATTTCCAAAGCAAAAGCGTTCCTCCTAAGTcctaactttttattttttaagaaatatatACTGAAATTTACTATTTACATTAATAGAATCAAGCAACTTCTTTTCTCCTTAAATTAGCACATCTTTACATATGAAACAGTTGTTATGAAGCAACCCTCTGAATAAATGATTACCTACTAAgagttataaaaattaaaaaccacaaGAGAGAGTGTGTTACAAGAAATTGTGTTAATTAGCTAGTTAAACAGAAAAGTTAGTAGAATAATGCAGTATAGAATAGTTCGTTCCAAGCATCGGGCAATCCAGGAAGGCACCAATGGCTGCAATCAGAGTAATCAGGGTTAGCTCTTTGTGCAGGACTCAAATCACCACTATAAACGGAGGGATGCGCGTCTTTCCTAAGTGCTGATAGCATTGTGATGTCCATAAGATAAGCAGGGTTTCTCATTTCTCTAATCACAATGTCCACAACCTTCATCTGCTCTGGAAATACACCAGGGTACGCTGTGCCACTGCTACTGATTGGTGCAGTTTCACCATAGCAATTCTTTGAAGTCACTGTTGTCACTCCAGAACTCCATTCATTTGGGCTGTACAATGCATATTAATGCCATGAGTTCTTTACTACCATAATTTATAATGAAGAATTTTGTATCAACACAaactagcatgtttggatcagcttctctTATATCAGAATCAATTTGGAAACATAAAAACCACAGAAGCTTCTTGCTTCAGAAGCAATTGTAGAATGGTTTCCGAAGATGCACAGATATCCAAACCACTAAAGAAGCTTGTATAAAATATTGAACTAAATGTCACATTTGTAAAACGCAAATCACTGTTTCCTTTTAGTTTGTACAACATATTAATGCCACTTTTGTTGGTTGCATATCTATGTTTTAATGGGCTAGTGATAAGAACAGAATTTATTACAGAATAATTATGTCAGTACTGGTGTTCGAGAGCCAGTTCTCTCCTACGGATTCTGGAATTTTGAGAGTTCAGTCTCTCCCTAAGACAACCACCCAATTTCTGAATGTCTAAACTAACAGCCACAACTCCTATTTATAACCAGAAATTTAATAACCACCCCTAGGCAGTTTTGATAGAACATAACTAACATAAACTGATGTAAATAACTAATAATAACTACCCcaacaaataattaaataataactttCTTTTAGTTATTGTAGAATGGTTTCCGAAGATGCACAGATATCCAAACCACTAAAGAAGCTTGTATAAAATATTGAACTAAATGTCACATTTGTAAAACGCAAATCACTGTTTCCTTTTAGTTTGTACAACATATTAATGCCACTTTTGTTGGTTGCATATCTATGTTTTAATGGGCTAGTGATAAGAACAGAATTTATTACAGAATAATTATGTCAGTACTGGTGTTCGAGAGCCAGTTCTCTCCTACGGATTCTGGAATTTTGAGAGTTCAGTCTCTCCCTAAGACAACCACCCAATTTCTGAATGTCTAAACTAACAGCCACAACTCCTATTTATAACCAGAAATTTAATAACCACCCCTAGGCAGTTTTGATAGAACATAACTAACATAAACTGATGTAAATAACTAATAATAACTACCCcaacaaataattaaataataactttCTAACAGCTGCTGCTACTGTTCATGAGCACTGTTCATCCTATCAGCTAGTCACATTGGTTGGAAAGTTAAAGTTGTGTGAAGCCCCAAAACTAAAAACTCAGCTGTATTGGGCTCCAGGTCAAGACTGTTTCATTGGACTAATAATGGCCTTGCCGCCTTATATTATAATAACCATTTTCTGGCATCTACCATGTGACAAttcatttaaatatatatttgttGTATGAAAAGGGAGGCTCGAGATGTCCACCGGCAAATATCTTGTAGTCTTTTTGTACAAAGTATTTAgtaaataatttaatatgaTGATGCATGCTTTTATTTCACAGATTCATGAGATGCATCACCATGATCCTGCATGAGGAGAAACAACTTCTCCAGATtgtggaagagaaagaaacgtGCCCAGTTGCCAAAACAGCACTTTATGTGAGCATGAGTTGTCATGAAAGCGACAAAAAGGCCCCTTTGCACTAATTTGATAGCTGGTATATCTggcttttattaattttttaattataaatgtaACATACAAAGTAAAGTTGCACAATACTGATCACAAAATCTATGACtatgatcaaacaacaaaaaggTATTCTTATCTCATGTAAAGCATCGAGCACAAGATGCAACACAGTAGAAATCTATAGCTTGCAATATGAATATGATAAGTCATGTAATACATGTTATTACCAGCACAAGTTAACTATGTAAGAATGAAAATAGGCATGATAGAGATAGGACTAACTCGAGACTACACTTGCAGTGGGTCAAAAGAAGAGGGCTTATGGTCTAGATCTAACAGAGGCAGATTTATAGATTTGGGATATGCTAGTCCAATGTAAACAAACACAATTATGAAGCCTAGACATCCCACACTATGTTAGAGAACAATaatgtaagagagagaaagcagGACAAGACAATAAAGATACTGAGAAACAGAGTCCCTACTTGGTGTGTGAGGGAGAAATTCCCAGGAAGAAGACCTTGGTTTTGCTTTGGTCAATGTTGGTATCCACCCAATTAGCCCATGTTTTCAGACCCCTTTCCAAAGCTGTTAAACGATCCATATCTTGGTAGTATTTGCCTCCTAATTCAACATAATCCCACCTGCACTTAATATTCCAAAATCAATCTATTTAAACAACAAGGGAAATTTATTTTGGagtattttgatgaataaaCTAACAAAAGGGAATTTAATTTAGGGAAGAGATATTTGCCTACCCTTGAAGAGCTCCTACATGAGTCCACCAATGTCCAGTGTTAAAAGACAGCACATCAGCATTCCTCCATGGGTCACCATTCCCATCTACCTCCTCCAGCCTCAGAATTTTCTTCCCTTGGGCCACATCAACCTCTACCAAAAAGGGAGCTTTGTAAAATGAAATGGTCACACCATAGTCCTGCGCATACCATATCAAAACCAAGTAAGGACATATTTTCCAGCTGTAAAATGTGACTTTATATGCTAGATAAGTATACTTTATACACAGAGAACAACATGAACAGGATTTAGTTCCAGTTTGCATCAACTAGCTCAATAATGTACAATAATGACCTAACAGTACTTTTGGGTCCCCATCACAGACACCTTTTTCCATCCAATTACAAATATCATGAACCTACCCCTCTCTGATTTTGAATGAGGAAACCTGCACTGTGCTAGTGTGCttactttccttttccttgtgAATCCAAAATTGTAATATTTTGCCAAAGAAATAATAGGGGTAAAGTAATTGACAGCATGCCAAGGCCTAAATCTCAATttaaaccaaaaacaaaaattgaaactttTTACAAAATGTCAAGTGGGTAATTATGATTGCAATGCAGTGTTCAGAAAGAGTCCAAACTCACCAAGAATCTGAAGGTGGAGAGTGGCATCCCCCTCACCATCTGCGTTTGTGTCTGAGGCACTGTAGCATATATCATACAAATCAATGACTGCCACTGGTTCTTCCCCAGAGAGTCACCCACAAACATGATTGTCTTGCCTTTCATTTGCATCAGAAACTCAACCCCATTGAACCTACCAAGAACACGCTACAGACCCATTTCAGAgaatatacatatacatatactACAGAATAACTGCAGAAAATTTCATTGAGACAAAATAACAAACATGTTGTGAGCTCTTTTGTTTGAAGTTTCAGTGTACCTTGGGAGCTCACAGTTGAGGGGCCTCCATCGGTATTTGAGGTAATCAGAATCTGGGCGCCCAAACATTTTGCAGTTGAACTGTGGATCTATGATGGGGCAGCTTGAGGATTGGTAAAGAGGGTAAGTGTCATCATGAACCCAAGTTCCTACAAACATTGCACAGTTGGTTTGGTTGGCATGGATCATGGGTCTCTGGTGGTGGATGCTGTTGTGGTGGTGTTTCAAGCTGTATAGCAGAGCTGAAGAGGCTACATGGCATTGAAGAGAAACTAGGAGAAGAAGAGCAGAGAGTGATGGTAGGGAAACAGAGGAAGATTGAGAGCTAAGAAGTGGTGCCATTGCAGAGAAAAAGGGTAAAGCTAAAAGGCACAGGGAAAGAGAGTTGAGGAGGGAAGAGGTAAGGGGAAAGAATATTGAAAGAAGGATATTTGGActgtttaaaaattatataaaataaaggGTGGAGGTTTGGTAAGAAAATGCTAGAAAAATGTGATTTTTGAGGGGAGGGAGGGTTTGTTTGGTTGTGTGTGTGCATGTGAATGAGGCATGGGAAGAGACTgtaatttcttaatttatttttctgacaaaaagccacttgcttcttttttcATATGAGACTAGATTTTtcacccgtgcaacgcacggggagCATATATCAATCAATTCATACTTTATAAACAAATAAGTAAGTATAAATCAGCGCAACAATATGACGACGACTTTTAAAACGACATAAATTTACACCAATTGACCAAAATATTTAAACGATTTCCATGAATAGAAGAGCATGCACATGTATAGATTAAATCATGCAATGGTATTCTATTGAAAAAACCATCAAATAAGAACAACTCCATTATGAAAAGGATTTGAGGTTCTACACAGTGTCGCAATGAATGATATACAAAATTGATATTAAATTAGCAAAATGATGTCTAGTTGATCCAAGCTATTCCTCAGGGAAAACTCCTCTATAATCGGAGATGAAGATTCACCCTTCAGCACTGAAGTAGGGGTCCCCATAATCAACAATGGAGCGGAACCCTCAATAGAGGGAAGGGATGTCTAAAACTGACACAGAGAGTTTTTTGCCCGTACGTTGCACGGCGAAGTTTTACGCTGTGTTGATAACATAAGGCAAATAATTACACTTTTAAAACAAAGCTTAGTAAGAAAAAATGAAGATTTTAAAAGAACTTAGATTTATAGCAAATATTTGAGGTTTAACACTCATAATTCAATCTTAATCTTAAAGAGAGTAAAATAAATCAACATAAAATGCCAAATAATTAAATTCTATCCTTGGGAAAACAACTGATttctaaatattaaatattaaagtaATTTCTTGTAAATATTCTTGTGTTatgatttttaataatttattttaatctgATAATATCAATTTAGATATTTagttcttttattatttttgcttTACATTagttataattatatatatttattcatAAAATTATTCTAATTGCAAATTAATGTTTAATGTCGGTACTTAATCAATTTATAGAAAACAATTAAAATAATCATatagaaaattatttattattaaaaaataataattagtgTGAATAAATTGCAAATTAATGTTTGATGTCGGTACTTAATCAATTTTTAGAAAACAATTAAAATAATCATATATCATTGAAGGAAATTGTTtataattttagaaaattatttattattaaaaaataataattagtgTGAATAAATTGCAAATTAATGTTTAATGTCGGTACTTAATCAATTTTTAGAAAACAATTAAAATAATCATATATCATTGAAGGAAATTGTTtataattttagaaaattatttattattcaaaaataataattagtgTGAATATCTTTTAAGAGAAAAAATTTTAATATActcaattatttttattttctaattttctgTTACCCAAATTACATGTTTattatattcaaaaatattacATGTTTATTCCTGAACAAAAGAATTTTTAAGTAAGAAATACACTAAAACACTTGTTTTAGTAGCTGGCACAATTTTGTGAACCCAAAAATAAAACTATCAACAACTTCAGTAGGATTAATTGTATGAGAGATTTCGTTTCTTGATTATTGGTCAATTTAAACCACATAAATTGAAAGTAGGTTAGCCTAGTGATAGATGAAGCACTAAAAAGGAcgcttttttttttgctacatcagttaaatataataatattaatctaTTCATAAATGAAATTACTTTTAGTGTTTCGtaagttatttatcatcattgaaaaacaaattcaagcatTTTCTTATTAAGACAAAAATGATTGTAATATACATTATTAACTCCAACAAAAGTCCAGATTGATTGATAAAATAGAGAAAACCGAAACCAAAAACGAAATCTTGCAGATTGGTGGAAAACACAAAATGATGTGGAATGAATTATGCTTGAAAACCTGTCACAGAAAAGTGAATGAAATTAATTATGCTAGATTGCTACTtctattgaaaataaaaaaatataaagcaaAAAGAATAGATAAATGGTAATTTTTGCAGCTAACATCAAGGTCAATAGTTCCGCACAACATATATAAGATGAAATTCTTCAAATTTACCCCAAATAGCATCCCTTTAATGCCTCCTCTTTGTGCAGTGAATCTTGTGCAGTGATTTCAGTTAATAACAATACTAATTCTAACCAAAAACCTTGAAAAATAACAAAGCCCTGCCCAAATCATAATAACTGCAAAATGGATTCCCAGTTAAAACTAAAGAACAAAATCGAAACATGATAGCTTTAACATTTAAGTATCAACTGTGTTGCAATCTTGCAAATCCAAAGGATGAAACCATGACATTCCAAAGTTGATCTGACATGGATAAATCTACCATCAATTGCTTATAATTCCCACTGTGCAAAAAGATTGAAATAAGTTCATAGAACTTATCAAAAGATGGGATTTAATAGTACTATAATTTCAAACATGTACAGCtcaatataaataaatgtatgagCAGAGCTTCCTAA contains:
- the LOC130725839 gene encoding protein PMR5, whose protein sequence is MAPLLSSQSSSVSLPSLSALLLLVSLQCHVASSALLYSLKHHHNSIHHQRPMIHANQTNCAMFVGTWVHDDTYPLYQSSSCPIIDPQFNCKMFGRPDSDYLKYRWRPLNCELPRFNGVEFLMQMKGKTIMFVGDSLGKNQWQSLICMIYATVPQTQTQMVRGMPLSTFRFLDYGVTISFYKAPFLVEVDVAQGKKILRLEEVDGNGDPWRNADVLSFNTGHWWTHVGALQGWDYVELGGKYYQDMDRLTALERGLKTWANWVDTNIDQSKTKVFFLGISPSHTNPNEWSSGVTTVTSKNCYGETAPISSSGTAYPGVFPEQMKVVDIVIREMRNPAYLMDITMLSALRKDAHPSVYSGDLSPAQRANPDYSDCSHWCLPGLPDAWNELFYTALFY